A single Vulcanisaeta distributa DSM 14429 DNA region contains:
- a CDS encoding ABC transporter permease, with protein sequence MSNFINAILAFVELETRRLKYNRTELYTRAVQPILWLVVFGPVMARVRALPTGGIPYIAFITPGVIMQSVTFVSIFYGLTIVWERESGILKKLLTMPVSRMSIVLGRSSASIIRALFQFIIITPIAIALGVRIEPNPIYLLLSLFIVMITAIGFSAFSIWIASHMKTRERFMGIGQAITMPLFFASNAIYPISIMPVPIKIFVLVNPLTYAVDALRKTMIIGSLNGLVIDLLALTIFTVLFIILASIEFRRIIE encoded by the coding sequence CTTGAAACACGTAGGCTTAAGTATAATAGGACTGAGCTTTATACGAGGGCTGTTCAGCCAATACTTTGGCTTGTTGTCTTTGGCCCCGTGATGGCTAGGGTTAGGGCATTACCCACCGGTGGTATTCCCTACATCGCATTCATAACGCCTGGCGTGATTATGCAGTCTGTGACCTTCGTATCCATTTTCTACGGCTTAACAATTGTTTGGGAAAGGGAGTCTGGGATTTTGAAGAAGCTATTAACGATGCCCGTCTCCCGAATGTCCATTGTTCTTGGTAGGTCATCAGCATCAATAATCAGGGCATTGTTTCAGTTCATAATAATAACGCCAATAGCCATAGCATTAGGCGTTAGGATCGAACCAAACCCAATTTATTTATTGCTTTCATTATTCATAGTGATGATTACGGCCATTGGATTCTCAGCATTCTCGATATGGATTGCCTCCCACATGAAGACTAGGGAGAGGTTTATGGGAATTGGGCAGGCAATAACAATGCCCCTATTCTTCGCGAGTAATGCAATATACCCGATAAGTATCATGCCCGTACCAATTAAGATTTTCGTACTTGTAAATCCATTGACCTATGCTGTCGATGCCCTGAGAAAGACGATGATAATAGGTTCTCTCAATGGATTAGTAATAGATTTATTAGCTTTGACGATATTCACAGTGTTATTCATCATATTAGCATCCATCGAATTTAGAAGGATAATTGAGTAG